A single genomic interval of Anopheles marshallii chromosome 2, idAnoMarsDA_429_01, whole genome shotgun sequence harbors:
- the LOC128708652 gene encoding STE20-like serine/threonine-protein kinase, with product MSFLNNLKKVFHLGSGEAKKKRIFNNIRMDTDPADFWDMIGELGDGAFGKVYKAQNRETKQLAAAKMCTLEDEENLSDHMVEIDILSEIKHPNIVGLYEAYSIDDKLWMLIEYCDGGALDSIMVELEKPLTEAQIAYVCKHMCAGLNHLHKNKVIHRDLKAGNVLLTMDGGVKLADFGVSAKNKHTMQKHDTFIGTPYWMAPELVLCETFRDNPYDFKVDIWSLGITLIEFAQMEPPNSEMSPMRVLLKIQKSEPPKLDQPSKWTKHFNDFLARALVKDPQQRPSTDVLMGLPFISGNLDSKPIKDLLLEYKADVVEEELVDEEAEKAKRQAKRRSLYQREPRNSALPLDLDDDSSSLQSQETDKLPDTPTSLSKSSRDSKESTPVPATEDDPSKPKIGPIPTPVGAAGPPGTIPLEKTPASVDTKPEIKKSQPTPPIVLASPASGDVFSQPTMKNSSSSNITGGAVNVPTPVLPVPKEVISEAPSAGDLHSESTVGIDQRKTAAAGGSSNTAAVKKGPAPPPPPQTPTSPMTKQPSTLGFDGSLSKDVVPPTPPETPQTPSESEISVKALDRPDATVQGSVMPPPPPALMRMGSSGVIEEQMKSPRKEHAPTPPSDKESPKTSTPPSGKSTINDHERPSSPIANQPFANSNNNNVAIPRAIHPHSSLPDDGGVDEGVKMITSTSTPSAVRNQLSHHATLMNSSSSSSTTSITINDATVLSDPSNSLASNVAQVTVVTSHPPVIIDNSIPLASAAAAVASSGTSSSASSTKSFGSSQQRRSRVISPPGIGAHDEVIIVSNELNKTHVNESSTDDDFQSLDSLENVSPRHHSIRTSSQSGSGRAIARKLDESEVLIVSSGYDDRREVLLADDMNAGSPDRDVDAYGDGDAFNASSNNLLNNSSKLLLDTSHVSVVTVGEEEIKVKDSSQHHPQLINNPRMSPHHYHHDSTSDLSNVSCGPSESSDDVKVDIVVGAGGRQQMSQQQQVQQHLHQQQRSPSGSSLSLPSQTGKVGTGGGSIINGNRYNGGTEFHESREDVSIIVNKRKIEKSRISPDSSVGSLEGGGSVRSASTPIHQNHHAHQHGGVAGVVIAGNHHQRSGSSGTAPPAISSKHLHDRSDAESIATTTSHDSREHAAVELEEEVTLRRKPALDLEDEKVPSSVSGTVSSGSSTLVSNAGGNSVATTTAGTPGAVGAAVTAATGTGGTVAGGNGTAGIKQKANRNFTKEELHLQNLKKKTRKRTRKFEIDGVQVTTTTSKVIYSDEDNNKLYDDHLFRKQELRELKMLQKQEKKQFYDLQGKEAIAKEQQEKKFEQERLQLERTFEADMDVLARQHRQTVEKFEQQQEAELRNTSKKIRAEQERDLKLFRDSLKQEIRLLKQEVDLLPKEKRKDEFRKRKTQMEFEHEEREKSFLSSLSENHELALRRISEIYREKLSATDKGYLQQKQTAMRTREAMLWELEEKHIHDKHQLAKRHVKDICFMQRHQMIIRHEKELDQIKRMITRKEEELLKRQTIERRALPKRIRAERKARDMMFRESLRISMTTDPEMERDKLKKFQEQEKKRYNQEQLRFETKHSKQLEELRATSEGSIRELEQLQNEKRKQLLEHETAKLRECDEALQKELREWKAQLMPRKQVIEKHLSRMVDEYEDRWGPVDRREFDGDFTVPPELRNRTNSLNTLSLRLLNITRSRTFLTLPTMANGGGGTGGSSNRNSIHSSVPDLSRSMPNTPNSGHKLSLASSYDSVLEENEGENQPSTIGTGRSGGRGSNYQHPSAIKYIHTNDPVVAGNVHVRRKSEDMLSGKSRSSRVPIKSFLYSNTPSQNEYGGTGSSVYYGGDYGGSRMTPTGPMAYYSDSKDRVVSIRVNNQVINRKPANIFEGMTNRSNIPQPHTSSGGTIPRRTSAGWGPSRLGENTFATASDANINRLTTFSSARGGLPLPTANGSGGRNATTPGLKLSPSTPVLLAPSKDDDTVV from the exons ATGTCGTTCCTAAACAATCTGAAGAAGGTGTTTCACCTGGGTAGTGGAGAGGCGAAGAAGAAACGCATCTTCAATAACATCCGCATGGACACGGACCCGGCCGACTTTTGGGACATGATCGGCGAGCTTGGTGATGGTGCATTTGGTAAGGTTTACAAGGCACAgaacagagaaacaaaacagctggCCGCCGCCAAGATGTGCACATTGGAAGATGAGGAGAATCTGAGTGATCATATGGTCGAGATTGATATCCTGTCTGAGATCAAGCATCCTAATATTGTCGGCCTGTATGAAGCGTACTCGATCGACGATAAGCTGTGG ATGCTGATAGAATATTGTGATGGTGGTGCCTTAGATAGTATTATGGTGGAACTAGAGAAACCTCTCACCGAGGCGCAGATTGCTTACGTATGCAAACACATGTGCGCCGGACTGAACCATTTACACAAGAACAAGGTGATACACCGGGACTTGAAGGCCGGCAACGTGTTGCTGACAATGGACGGTGGGGTAAAACTTG CGGATTTTGGTGTTTCGGCCAAGAACAAGCATACAATGCAAAAGCACGACACCTTTATCGGTACGCCGTACTGGATGGCACCGGAGCTTGTGCTGTGCGAAACGTTCCGGGACAATCCGTACGACTTCAAAGTCGATATCTGGTCGCTCGGCATCACGTTGATCGAGTTTGCTCAAATGGAACCACCAAACAGTGAGATGTCTCCAATGCGGGTGCTGCTCAAGATACAGAAAAGTGAACCACCCAAGTTGGATCAACCGTCTAAGTGGACGAAACACTTTAACGATTTTCTCGCACGTGCGCTTGTGAAA GATCCACAGCAAAGGCCGTCAACAGACGTGCTTATGGGGCTACCGTTCATTAGCGGTAATTTAGACTCGAAACCCATCAAGGACCTGCTACTCGAGTATAAGGCGGATGTCGTCGAGGAAGAACTGGTAGACGAGGAAGCAGAG AAAGCTAAACGACAAGCGAAACGCAGATCGCTCTATCAGAGG GAACCCCGCAATTCTGCTCTTCCGCTCGACTTGGATGATGATTCTTCATCCTTGCAGAGTCAAGAAACTGATAAGC TTCCAGATACACCCACATCCCTATCGAAGTCATCCAGGGATTCGAAAGAGTCTACTCCCGTTCCTGCCACCGAAGATGATCCCAGCAAGCCGAAAATTGGCCCAATACCGACTCCTGTCGGTGCGGCAGGTCCGCCGGGCACGATACCGCTTGAGAAAACACCAGCTAGCGTAGATACTAAACCGGAAATCAAAAAATCCCAACCAACGCCGCCAATCGTTCTGGCATCTCCAGCAAGTGGGGACGTTTTCTCGCAACCAACGATGAAAAATTCTTCGTCTTCGAATATCACTGGTGGAGCGGTAAATGTTCCCACTCCTGTGTTACCCGTGCCTAAGGAAGTTATATCTGAAGCACCTTCTGCGGGAGATTTACATTCAGAGTCAACGGTTGGAATTGATCAGAGGAAGACTGCTGCAGCAGGTGGATCGTCCAATACTGCTGCTGTCAAGAAAGgaccggcaccaccaccaccaccacaaacaccGACATCTCCCATGACCAAGCAACCTTCAACTTTAGGATTCGATGGTTCCTTGTCCAAGGACGTTgttccaccaacaccacctgAAACGCCTCAAACACCATCGGAAAGTGAAATCTCCGTAAAGGCTCTAGACCGTCCAGATGCAACAGTACAGGGCAGTGTAatgccgccaccaccaccggctcTGATGCGAATGGGAAGTAGTGGTGTGATAGAAGAACAAATGAAATCTCCCCGTAAGGAACATGCACCGACACCACCGTCCGATAAAGAAAGTCCCAAGACTTCCACTCCACCGAGTGGAAAATCAACGATTAACGACCATGAGCGTCCTTCGTCACCGATAGCAAATCAACCATTTGCTAACTCTAATAATAACAATGTTGCCATTCCGAGAGCGATTCACCCGCATTCATCTCTACCAGACGATGGTGGAGTGGACGAGGGAGTGAAAATGATAACGTCCACCTCAACGCCATCTGCGGTACGAAATCAATTGTCTCATCATGCTACCCTGATGAACAGCTCATCATCTTCTTCCACTACATCCATTACCATCAACGATGCGACCGTACTTTCCGATCCTTCAAACAGCTTGGCGAGCAATGTGGCACAGGTAACGGTTGTCACGAGTCACCCACCGGTGATAATTGACAACTCAATTCCCTTAGCatcagcggcagcagcagttgcgTCTTCCGGCACTTCCTCTTCTGCCTCATCGACGAAATCTTTCGGTTcgtcgcagcaacgtcgttcCCGTGTCATATCTCCACCTGGTATAGGAGCCCACGATGAGGTGATTATCGTGTCGAACGAGCTCAACAAAACGCACGTAAACGAATCTTCAACGGATGATGATTTTCAGTCATTGGACAGTCTGGAGAACGTTTCCCCGCGTCATCATTCTATCCGAACATCGTCGCAATCGGGAAGTGGTCGGGCGATCGCGCGAAAGTTGGATGAAAGCGAAGTGCTTATTGTTAGCTCCGGTTACGACGATCGTCGTGAGGTGCTCCTTGCGGATGATATGAACGCTGGGTCACCGGATCGCGATGTGGATGCGTACGGCGACGGCGATGCGTTTAATGCGAGCAGCAATAACCTACTGAATAACAGCAGCAAACTTTTGCTGGATACTAGTCATGTATCGGTAGTAACGGTGGGAGAAGAGGAAATTAAGGTTAAGGATTCCTCTCAGCATCATCCGCAGCTGATCAATAATCCGCGTATGTCTCCTCACCACTACCATCACGATTCCACCAGTGACTTGTCAAACGTTAGCTGCGGACCGAGTGAATCTAGTGACGATGTGAAGGTGGACATAGTGGTAGGTGCTGGTGGTCGTCAACAGATgtcacaacagcaacaagttCAACAGcatttgcaccagcagcaaagaTCACCCTCCGGTTCCTCTTTATCGCTTCCTAGCCAAACGGGCAAAGTTGGCACTGGTGGAGGTAGTATTATCAATGGCAATAGATATAATGGTGGCACTGAGTTCCATGAAAGCCGGGAGGATGTTAGTATAATAGTGAATAagcgaaaaattgaaaagtcTCGGATTTCACCGGATAGTAGTGTCGGTTCGCTTGAAGGTGGTGGATCAGTTCGTTCGGCAAGTACGCCCATTCACCAGAATCATCATGCGCATCAACATGGCGGAGTGGCGGGCGTAGTGATCGCTggaaatcatcatcaacgatCGGGTAGCAGTGGAACGGCACCTCCGGCAATATCATCAAAACATCTTCACGATCGTAGTGATGCGGAAAGCATTGCAACTACCACTAGTCACGATAGTCGCGAACATGCAGCAGTCGAGCTGGAAGAAGAGGTGACTCTCCGCCGGAAACCTGCTCTCGATCTCGAAGATGAAAAGGTACCATCTTCTGTTAGCGGTACAGTGTCGTCCGGATCATCTACCTTGGTTAGTAATGCCGGTGGTAATAGCGTCGCTACGACAACAGCAGGAACTCCTGGAGCTGTTGGAGCGGCTGTAACGGCTGCTACTGGTACTGGAGGTACTGTCGCCGGTGGTAATGGTACGGCtggcataaaacaaaaagctaaCCGAAACTTCACCAAGGAAGAATTGCACCTGCAAAAtctgaagaagaaaacgagaaAACGAACGCGTAAATTCGAAATCGATGGGGTACAAGTGACGACCACCACAAGCAAGGTGATTTACAGTGATGAGGATAACAACAAACTGTACGACGATCATCTGTTCCGCAAGCAAGAATTACGCGAGTTGAAGATGCTACAgaagcaggagaaaaaacagttttacgaTCTGCAGGGTAAAGAAGCGATCGCCAAAGAGCAGCAAGAGAAGAAATTCGAGCAGGAGCGACTACAGCTAGAACGTACGTTCGAGGCAGATATGGACGTGCTGGCCCGTCAGCACCGACAGACGGTAGAGAAgttcgagcagcagcaggaagcaGAACTGCGCAACACATCGAAGAAGATCCGTGCCGAACAGGAGCGAGATCTGAAACTT TTCCGCGACAGTTTGAAGCAAGAAATACGACTGCTAAAACAGGAAGTGGATTTATTGCcgaaggaaaagcgaaaagatgAATTCCGTAAGCGAAAAACACAGATGGAGTTTGAACATGAGGAGCGTGAAAAATCGTTTTTGTCATCGCTGTCGGAAAATCATGAGCTTGCTCTGCGGCGAATCAGTGAAATCTATCGCGAGAAGCTGTCCGCTACCGACAAAGGTTacctgcaacaaaaacaaacg GCAATGAGAACGAGAGAAGCGATGCTGTGGGAGCTAGAAGAGAAACATATCCACGACAAGCATCAACTTGCTAAGCGCCACGTGAAGGATATATGTTTCATGCAGCGGCACCAGATGATTATCCGCCACGAAAAGGAGTTGGATCAAATTAAGCG TATGATCACTCGAAAGGAAGAGGAACTGTTGAAGCGACAAACGATCGAAAGGCGAGCCCTGCCAAAGAGAATCCGTGCCGAGCGGAAGGCTCGCGATATGATGTTCCGTGAATCGTTACGCATTTCAATGACCACCGATCCGGAAATGGAACGGGACAAACTAAAAAAG TTCCAAGAGCAAGAAAAGAAGCGGTACAACCAGGAGCAGTTGCGTTTTGAAACGAAACACAGCAAACAACTTGAAGAGCTGAGAGCTACCTCTGAGGGATCAATAAG GGAACTCGAGCAATTGCAGAATGAAAAACGGAAGCAATTGCTTGAACACGAAACTGCCAAACTTCGGGAATGCGACGAAGCGTTGCAAAAGGAGTTGCGCGAATGGAAGGCGCAACTGATGCCACGCAAACAG GTCATTGAGAAGCATCTGAGCCGAATGGTGGACGAGTACGAAGATCGTTGGGGTCCGGTTGATCGTCGTGAGTTCGATGGCGATTTTACCGTGCCGCCGGAGCTGCGCAATCGCACCAATTCCCTCAATACCCTTTCCCTCCGGCTGCTGAACATCACGCGCTCCCGTACGTTCCTAACGCTTCCCACGATGgcaaatggtggtggtggtaccggTGGTAGTTCTAACCGAAACAGTATACACAGCTCGGTACCGGATCTTAGTCGGTCCATGCCAAACACGCCAAACTCAGGACATAAACTTTCGCTTGCGTCGTCATACGATTCTGTGTTGGAAGAGAATGAGGGTGAAAATCAACCTTCGACGATAGGCACGGGACGTAGTGGAGGTAGAGGAAGTAACTATCAGCATCCGTCCGCAATCAAGTATATTCACACGAACGATCCAGTGGTGGCAGGGAATGTCCACGTGAGGCGTAAATCGGAGGATATGCTTTCGGGAAAATCGCGATCCTCGCGTGTTCCAATCAAATCTTTCCTTTACTCAAACACACCGAGTCAGAATGAGTACGGCGGTACTGGATCGTCTGTATACTACGGTGGTGATTATGGTGGATCTCGTATGACACCAACTGGACCGATGGCGTATTATTCCGACTCAAAGGACCGCGTTGTATCGATCCGCGTGAACAATCAGGTGATTAATCGCAAACCGGCAAACATATTCGAGGGTATGACTAATCGCTCCAATATACCACAACCGCACACGTCGTCCGGTGGAACAATACCGCGTCGTACGTCCGCTGGTTGGGGCCCAAGTCGACTCGGAGAGAACACGTTCGCTACCGCATCCGACGCGAACATCAATCGTCTGACAACGTTCAGTTCCGCGCGTGGAGGTCTTCCACTTCCGACAGCGAATGGTAGCGGTGGTCGCAACGCTACCACCCCGGGTTTAAAATTATCACCTTCGACTCCAGTGCTACTTGCACCGAGTAAGGATGATGACACGGTGGTATAA